The Populus alba chromosome 6, ASM523922v2, whole genome shotgun sequence genome contains a region encoding:
- the LOC118027935 gene encoding protein TRANSPARENT TESTA 9 isoform X5: protein MEHQVLAEFVRVLKISKNSRIEAPLLQYLSIMIQNMDSEYAIYYCLSNDYVNNIITHPYKFDGGDLAQYYISFLRSVSNKINGDTLCLLVKVHGDAVVSFPLYSEALKFAQHGEKMIQTAIRALTLNIYNVGDDMVYQFITTPPVSSYFSDLIHNLKEQCTHLDNLVHALEEMGVNQRRKELLLKTDRIVDDLYYLKDILYVGESRLSKVVTQNVLNLLLIPILHPLLHSRQSDGSNLSPITSLYIVSCLIQVIGGKSIVNYVAGVLLYPYMSLSVREAWEACLSSAFFSNFNDMEKSSCSTESEGAESVNGSPLHRHFPEGRILDFILSDNHSLSLASLFLLLTLAESKDLEDLLASMVSLSAMQHGMVMEESILVKFMPQILNALLNVLASEPPTTVQIKWHTGWFLRKLLVFQGIRLDEHNFHQFNTSYERSCICVEKELDGCWFDHIMDVLRNEWASCKTALEESSQSKDPLFLLEFTICQIADGDATSSHVAWQRMVDVVKVFILHLQLKAFISKGEFLEKSSLDSIVVLPFDSAKNLASGLSSASFGSEVSLGSGIPCRIAFSNAGIRDIYLIPVARGISGKLLLVEKHPFRSQRGVVIAIAPLAGLSPKIDEDQPTWLHLRIREFEPRINGGKNRSYNMKEFIQVADGRWTIGFPNAKACGSARLAIVEETSKQRSSVRNALGPLLQNDYGGGSSDRQDGRALV from the exons ATGGAACACCAGGTTTTGGCAGAGTTTGTTCGTGTactaaaaattagtaaaaattcaagaattgaGGCACCGTTACTTCAGTATCTAAGTATAATGATTCAAAACATGGATAGCGAATATGCAATCT ACTACTGTTTAAGCAATGACTATGTCAACAATATTATAACACATCCGTACAAATTTGATGGTGGAGATCTAGCTCAATATTATATATCTTTCCTAAG aTCAGTGAGCAACAAAATAAATGGAGACACTCTTTGCCTTCTTGTAAAGGTTCATGGG GATGCTGTTGTCTCTTTCCCCCTATACAGCGAGGCTCTTAAATTTGCTCAGCACGGGGAAAAGATGATTCAGACTGCTATACGTGCATTGactctcaatatatataatg TTGGTGATGATATGGTTTATCAGTTCATAACAACTCCTCCAGTTTCAAGTTACTTCTCAGATTTGATTCATAACTTGAAAGAGCAATGTACCCATCTAGACAACCTTGTCCATGCTTTAGA GGAGATGGGTGTTAATCAAAGAAGAAAGGAGCTACTTTTAAAAACTGATAGAATTGTTGATGATCTGTACTACTTAAAGGATATTCTTTATGTTGGTGAATCTCGTTTGAGTAAAGTGGTCACGCAGAATGTTCTCAACTTGCTTCTCATTCCCATATTGCATCCTTTACTTCATTCAAGGCAGAGTGAT ggTTCAAATCTATCTCCAATCACTTCTCTGTATATAGTTTCTTGTCTTATTCAAGTCATTGGTGGAAAAAGTATTGTTAACTATGTGGCTGGAGTTCTTCTATACCCTTATATGTCCTTAAGTGTGAGAGAAGCTTGGGAAGCGTGTTTGAGCAGTGCttttttcagtaattttaaTGATATGGAAAAATCATCATGTTCTACCGAGTCTGAAGGTGCTGAAAGTGTCAATGGGAGCCCTCTTCACAGGCATTTTCCAGA AGGCAGAATActggattttattttgtctGACAATCACAGCCTCTCACTTGCGTCTCTGTTTTTATTACTTACTTTAGCAGAAAGTAAAG ATCTTGAGGATTTACTGGCTTCAATGGTTAGCCTAAGTGCAATGCAGCATGGTATG GTAATGGAGGAAAGTATACTCGTGAAGTTTATGCCTCAG ATTTTAAATGCATTATTGAATGTTTTAGCAAGTGAACCACCAACCACTGTGCAAATAAAGTGGCATACTGGATGGTTCTTGCGAAAGCTACTGGTTTTTCAAGGAATCAGGCTTGATGAACACAATTTCCATCAATTTAAT ACCTCATATGAGCGGTCCTGCATATGCGTCGAGAAAGAACTTGATGGATGCTGGTTTGATCATATCATGGATGTGTTGAGAAATGAATGGGCAAGCTGTAAAACAG CTCTTGAGGAATCATCACAATCCAAAGACCCCCTTTTCCTTCTAGAGTTCACAATCTGCCAGATTGCTGATG GTGATGCAACCTCTTCCCATGTAGCTTGGCAAAGAATGGTGGATGTAGTGAAG GTCTTCATTCTGCATCTTCAGTTGAAGGCTTTTATTTCCAAAGGAGAGTTTCTCGAGAAGTCCTCACTGGACTCCATAGTGGTCCTTCCCTTTGATTCTGCGAAGAACCTAGCTTCAGGTCTTTCATCTGCTAGCTTTGGGTCGGAGGTTTCCTTAG GCTCAGGAATCCCTTGCAGGATTGCCTTCTCAAATGCAGGAATCAGAGATATTTACCTGATACCCGTGGCAAGGGGAATATCTGGGAAATTGCTTCTTGTGGAGAAACATCCCTTCCGCAGTCAAAGAGGGGTTGTAATTGCCATTGCTCCATTGGCAGGATTGAGT CCAAAGATAGACGAGGATCAGCCTACATGGCTGCATCTCAGGATAAGAGAGTTTGAACCCAGAATAAATGGGGGTAAAAATAGAAGCTACAACATGAAGGAATTCATTCAAGTTGCAGATGGGCGATGGACAATCGGTTTCCCAAATGCAAAAGCTTGTGGCAGTGCTCGATTGGCAATAGTTGAGGAGACTAGTAAGCAGAGATCCTCTGTTAGGAACGCACTTGGTCCTCTACTTCAGAATGATTATGGTGGAGGGTCTTCAGATCGTCAAGATGGGCGAGCTCTAGTGTGA